One window from the genome of Plasmodium reichenowi strain SY57 chromosome 8, whole genome shotgun sequence encodes:
- a CDS encoding vacuolar protein sorting-associated protein 2, putative, translating into MGTYFSKDLQECLREEKRNLNRSIRELEREIFKMENEKKQIEKNIKIHAKKNDITLVRTLAKDLVKIKQNVIKYNKIKSHLLSMKIKLQSVKSSEQLNKSLCDINNIIKRVNKYIQVKNINNSIYEFQKQNNEVSIKEDMIDDLFDTLNYDIDMIQEEDEIVSKVLDELGIQLNSKLEQIPTIKQTENQQLDNVNISKIEDRINNLKKM; encoded by the coding sequence ATGGGAACTTATTTTTCCAAAGATCTGCAAGAATGCCTAAGGGAGGAGAAGCGAAATTTAAATCGGTCGATCAGAGAATTAGAGAGAGAGATATTTAAAATggaaaatgaaaaaaaacaaatagaaaagaacataaaaatacatGCAAAGAAGAATGATATAACATTAGTACGTACCTTAGCAAAAGATttagtaaaaataaaacaaaacgttataaaatataataaaataaaatctcatttattatcaatgaaaataaaattacaAAGTGTTAAATCTTCAGAACaattaaataaaagtttatgtgatataaacaatataattaaaagggtaaataaatatattcaagtcaaaaatattaataactccatatatgaatttcaaaaacaaaataatgaagTCTCCATAAAAGAAGATATGATAGACGACTTATTTGATACACTGAATTATGATATAGATATGATTCAAGAAGAAGACGAAATTGTTTCCAAGGTACTAGATGAATTAGGTATACAACTCAATTCAAAATTAGAACAAATTCCTACAATCAAACAAACAGAAAATCAACAACTTGACaatgttaatatatcaaaaattGAAGATAGAATAAAcaatttgaaaaaaatgtga
- a CDS encoding hypothetical protein (conserved Plasmodium protein, unknown function~part of same gene as PRSY57_0815600B~gap found within coding sequence) translates to MDRLNKYLSRQKYVVHRSEGSPYRNFLLYVEEIYQVTVVYPIKYLFDIPLKYYEYFKSYKKKDIDNKNLKQFCNIIKEKHEINNEQQKCFCCYCRQDDMIFPLFSHFYYRKAKFKCNKKEQEEDIVLTLSCLKKKDKNFHSFFIQQNYNFFMLNVTLQQFDLNDEYFININDKSTLERKTYLLDSSNYEIDDEVFNVKIKFNVQKNYRNDDIEGNYLFVDSNIF, encoded by the exons AGACAAAAATATGTAGTTCATAGGAGCGAAGGTTCTCCATACAgaaattttcttttgtatGTTGAGGAAATTTATCAAGTTACTGTGGTGTACCCTATTAAATATCttttt GATATTCCtctaaaatattatgaatatttcAAGTCctataaaaagaaagatatagataataaaaatttaaaacaattttgtaatataattaaagaGAAACATGAAATAAACAATGAACAACAAAAATGTTTCTGTTGTTATTGCCGTCAAGATGATATGATATTTCCTTTATTTtctcatttttattatagaAAAGCAAAGTTTAAATGTAACAAGAAAG AACAAGAAGAGGATATAGTTCTGACCTTGTCTTGtttgaaaaagaaagacaaaaattttcattcttttttcatACAGCAAAATTACAACTTTTTTATGTTAAATGTTACATTACAACAATTTG ATTTAAATGACGAATATTTCATAAAcataaat GATAAATCTACTCTAGAAAGAAAAACTTACCTCCTTGATTCTTCAAATTATGAAATAGATGAcg AAGTATTTAATGTAAAGATAAAATTTAATGtccaaaaaaattacaga AATGACGATATTGAGGGCAACTACCTTTTTGTGGACTCAAATATTTTTA
- a CDS encoding hypothetical protein (conserved Plasmodium protein, unknown function~part of same gene as PRSY57_0815600A~gap found within coding sequence) — protein sequence IILEDSFKDGDILKNSVIVKSDHVDENGLKCKKIIAYPIYWNRGKGLCRLKRNECFRKQVSTFLNLEKKLSWKNNMSYNYSFFMIRKLHMDEYNEIDEGFEKNNEYIYNINKLNKINEKIDDYKYNNTDRYKHDIKIDNNNNNNNNNNNNNNKETLLKYIENNYYIGLQKERHHFIDIKSHNEEILNISYDKEGIGESVSFIHILSDCYNYNNEKKNKSCSIYISIWNEEDIEKEINVFIKCKQKIVKDITQLKKKLFLCKKCEETILIKFEPIYNMLLASCHVLITKEERNLDIKNIYEDPNIRGGNYKEQHFLFVKDEENVEEPHNYKYKKGKYKMYDYDDMVNMDQTLQNKEYHKIDKINNINNNNNNNNKNVYIIKKVPLTFDEQFYRPNDHNMMLSYNTMDFVENVEDYILRYKRKFFVFINKSGNIIKIILFLFLVIILCIFIIPSLPFCTYFFIKLKWFHKLKTIRLLTIWKIQDTFTFFKKIPKKVWRFIKKIGKKCKRGLFKSILFKIFTKYKKDQELIDQEYKEKLQRKRKKEKKKKQIRKKYQLQKKEKEILRKKRYKKLIENEKIFQKEIKKEFMNKRNNKIKHQNKHEENEENYYINNKNYHTYSHKSKTQKHYKKYHDTYEDKYNHKWSDKYKDIYHHKYRNKEPKQKNIYNHLNNPHNPSYNDLEKNQSLTSNTNSSHEYYENNKYENTLSSNEHIKIKKTHHKSKLNTFQNKNTYDNQYIKKEQYDKDNIYSDFYAIKNNDQQNILQEKKKNRRSISNISKIYKNNDTIQLSNKDSKTSRKDLLP from the exons ATAATATTAGAAGACTCATTTAAGG ATGGagatattttaaaaaattccGTTATTGTAAAATCTGATCATGTTGATGAAAATGGACTTAAATGTAAGAAAATAATTGCTTATCCGATTTATTGGAATAGAGGAAAAGGATTGTGTCgattaaaaagaaatgaatGTTTTCGTAAACAGGTTtctacatttttaaatttagaaaagaaattaagctggaaaaataatatgagCTATAATTATTCTTTCTTTATGATAAGAAAGTTACATATGGATGAATATAATGAGATAGATGAAGGTTTCGAAAAAAAcaatgaatatatatataatataaataaacttaataaaataaatgaaaaaatagatgattacaaatataataatacgGATAGATATAAGCATGATATTAAgattgataataataataataataataataataataataataataataataaggagactttattaaaatatatagaaaataattattatattggGTTACAAAAAGAAAGACATCATTTTATAGATATAAAATCAcataatgaagaaatattaaatatatcatatgaCAAAGAAGGTATAGGAGAGTCGGTGTCctttatacatatattaagtGATTGTtacaattataataatgaaaaaaaaaataaatcatgtagtatttatataagtatatggaatgaagaagatatagagaaagaaataaatgtttttataaaatgtaaacAAAAGATTGTTAAGGATATAACAcaattaaagaaaaaattatttttatgtaaaaaGTGTGAAGAAACTATTCTTATAAAATTTGAACCTATATATAACATGTTGCTAGCATCATGTCATGTTTTAATAACAAAAGAAGAAAGAAATCttgatataaaaaatatatatgaagatCCTAATATTAGGGGTGGAAATTATAAAGAGCaacattttctttttgttaaagatgaagaaaatgtaGAAGAACCgcataattataaatataaaaaaggaaaatataaaatgtatgaTTATGATGATATGGTAAATATGGATCAAACACtacaaaataaagaatatcATAAGatagataaaataaataatattaataataataataataataataataaaaatgtatacattattaaaaaagtaCCCCTTACATTCGATGAACAATTCTATAGGCCAAACGATCATAACATGATGttatcatataatacaaTGGACTTTGTTGAAAATGTAGaagattatatattaagatataaaaggaaattctttgtttttattaacaaGTCAGggaatattataaaaataattttattcttattcctagttataatattatgtatttttataataccAAGTTTACCTTTCtgtacatatttttttattaaattaaaatggTTTCATAAACTAAAAACAATTCGTCTATTGACAATATGGAAAATACAAGATacatttacattttttaaaaagataCCCAAAAAAGTATGGAGATTCATCAAAAAAATTGGGAAAAAATGTAAACGTGGACTTTTTAAATCtatactttttaaaatatttacaaaatataaaaaggatCAAGAACTTATTGATCaagaatataaagaaaaattacaaagaaaaagaaaaaaagaaaaaaaaaaaaaacaaatcagaaaaaaatatcaacTTCAAAAAAAGGAGAAGGAAATTctgagaaaaaaaagatataaaaagttgattgaaaatgaaaaaatatttcaaaaggaaatcaaaaaagaattcatgaataaaagaaataataaaataaaacacCAAAACAAAcatgaagaaaatgaagaaaattattatataaacaacaaaaattatcatacatatagtcataaaagtaaaacacaaaaacattataaaaaatatcatgatacatatgaagataaatataatcataaatggtctgataaatataaagatatatatcatcataaaTATCGTAACAAAGAAccaaaacaaaaaaatatatataatcatttaaataatcCTCATAATCCATCATATAACgatttagaaaaaaatcaaTCATTAACTTCAAACACAAATTCTTCTCACgaatattatgaaaacaataaatatgaaaatacTCTTTCATCtaatgaacatataaaaataaaaaagacTCATCATAAAAGTAAATTAAATActtttcaaaataaaaacacaTATGATAAccaatatattaaaaaagaacaatatgataaggataatatatattctgATTTCTATGCTATAAAAAACAATGATCAACAAAATATTCTccaagaaaaaaagaaaaatagAAGAAGCATATCCAACatatcaaaaatatataagaataatgaTACCATACAACTATCTAATAAGGATAGTAAAACTAGTAGAAAAGATCTTTTACcataa